The following are encoded together in the Xanthomonas sacchari genome:
- a CDS encoding ImmA/IrrE family metallo-endopeptidase translates to MTAKVIRTEEQYLTYLREVQELMARQPTAGSTDGDRLELLTVLIEAYENSKFPIEAPDPVDAILFRMQEKGLKQADLVPYFGTRSRVSEVLGRKRPLTVQMIRALSIGLGISAETLIGLSVPEDHATSGKADIDWSKFPFKEMARRGWLSDLSAKAKTGIEEMVKGFIEDAGLQFGAAAFRRSIVGEAASPTTRYALYAWLARVIQRARALKPRLGPFEAEKLTASFLRELAQLSWSERGPLLAVEFLERHGIAVVIEPHLKGTQLDGAALRDVDGTPIVGLTLRYDRLDNFWFTLVHEVAHVWKHVGNDEAFLDDLDASSEDRREAEANRLAREAFIPRVIWRRSEAYLSPSRETIEKLARELRIHPAIVAGRLRKESSNYTAFSDLVGQQKVRSFFPSSSEV, encoded by the coding sequence CTTGAACTCCTTACCGTTCTGATCGAGGCATACGAGAACAGCAAGTTTCCGATTGAAGCCCCCGACCCCGTCGACGCTATCCTCTTCCGGATGCAGGAAAAGGGTCTTAAACAAGCCGATCTCGTTCCATATTTTGGTACGCGCAGCCGTGTATCCGAGGTACTGGGTCGGAAGCGTCCACTTACGGTCCAGATGATCCGGGCGCTTTCCATTGGGCTCGGCATCTCGGCTGAGACGCTGATTGGCCTGTCGGTTCCGGAAGATCACGCTACATCGGGCAAGGCGGACATAGATTGGTCAAAGTTTCCCTTTAAGGAAATGGCACGTCGCGGGTGGCTGTCAGACCTATCCGCGAAAGCGAAGACCGGCATCGAAGAGATGGTGAAGGGGTTCATCGAGGACGCTGGGCTCCAGTTCGGGGCAGCCGCATTCCGCCGTAGCATCGTCGGTGAAGCGGCCTCCCCCACGACTAGGTATGCGCTCTACGCGTGGCTTGCTCGCGTAATCCAGCGAGCGCGCGCCCTGAAGCCGAGGTTAGGCCCCTTTGAGGCAGAGAAGCTGACCGCGAGCTTCCTGCGTGAGCTCGCCCAGCTGAGCTGGTCGGAGCGAGGGCCACTTCTGGCAGTGGAGTTCTTGGAACGTCACGGCATCGCCGTGGTAATCGAACCTCACCTCAAGGGGACTCAGCTCGACGGCGCTGCGCTGAGGGACGTGGACGGCACTCCCATCGTCGGGTTGACCCTGCGATATGACAGACTCGACAACTTCTGGTTCACACTGGTCCACGAGGTTGCGCACGTCTGGAAGCACGTTGGCAACGACGAGGCTTTCTTAGACGACTTGGATGCGTCGTCCGAAGACAGGCGAGAGGCAGAGGCGAACAGACTAGCGCGCGAGGCTTTCATTCCGAGGGTCATATGGCGCCGGAGCGAAGCGTATCTTTCCCCAAGCAGGGAGACGATCGAAAAGCTAGCAAGAGAGCTTCGGATACACCCAGCAATCGTCGCCGGCAGACTCCGAAAGGAATCCAGTAACTACACGGCATTCTCTGATTTGGTTGGTCAGCAGAAAGTGCGGTCTTTCTTTCCTTCTTCGAGTGAGGTGTGA